In Halichondria panicea chromosome 9, odHalPani1.1, whole genome shotgun sequence, a genomic segment contains:
- the LOC135341859 gene encoding filamin-B-like, with protein MPQKKKRGADDQEWLVMQKRTFTNWINDKLAVSDHKITDLAKDLDDGTILIELLQNLSGKIVPERHPGKPTKASHRSQNLSAAFTFMTEVEKIPILDTNPSHITKHSIKDILNLVWLVISHYSWSETMDDDSRALLLDWVNAALPDKHITDFTTCWSDGVNLLALVNSCRPGLVPDLSSIDPTSGRENITLAMKLAKDNFFIPQVMSPQDLAVDRPDERSVMTYLSYFSSPKSSLHKALFLWVKQQLPEAVDVTNLGKDWVNGTALGALVNSLSSGVFTDYEQFDSSQCIENCQAALDAADTLLGANKTLTAQQFADPHLNLLRRSSYLLQLHGSTLKVTVDNVHRPSEYGTGQMMWVDLALPGGNLSMIQSSASGLNLGALETVNEDLENGIYRVSIETVHPDEYSLSLTVGGLSVTGSPFSCSLAPPSPQAVQHLNTVLPRKVGIPVILSFDVSHAGQGELSVEAVGNLSGPTPVTVDTSDPARQKVSFIPMQSETFSVRVMFSKEEVSGSPFQLPLDSLIHPETIKLSIPVVEGPGTPVLVTLDSSKAGNGQLEAHCTGTNSGAVDVTVSQLDDHTEISFTPAIEDMYYLSVAFDGTEVVGSPLRIDLYPQPPVAAKVELSSPPSGALETGCPISIGFNTTQAGQGIMTATCHAHTHGDIPIQVDQTAKHDYQISFTPPDEDVYNIHVLWSDKPIKGSPFKLDLISKDHPQPNNCIIQGAPLTSDLILTDEEITFHVSTANAGKGTLTVTVDTGPNKATSSNDTIGPQVMASSESEHTVRYTPTQDGDLTMEVLWAGEPIPGSPLSLAVITPQVSALGSPVIVNLKTVYKRKHLKAYAISRRGGAQLKVNMDKIASGDYKLIFQPSEPGVYLLHVSTKDKPIPHSPFIIRCVDSSNPEAIKISGLVDEAKVGQPMEFVIDAKDAGYGDITVAPLGSMYSGDSALTTRDADVRSVYLRDNKDGTYSAVFTPESAGDTSLDIRFGGAGIPGSPFPVNVLQRSEQSPPQTEKKKKSKKSSKGGALISGLNLEDEKFMVGNAHKFKLHCDDLGEGDLEVTTKPHSAADVQVTHVAEENSYWVEITPKKPGKNDILVKFDGSHILGSPFRVQFMSRGDAAKCMMVDTLPECQQELKKQVSFCISTKGAGKGKISAAVKSIASKSDVPSEVLRVSKHHYHVLFSPSDGLNYLMSVRYDEVHINGSPYKIALGDASLCTVEGEGLGLSWCSRWNTFRINVADAGPGELSVTIERDDPEEEVDGMRTEQNISNVNDDHYEVSYQPFFPGKYWITVKWGNINIPGSPFDVSCLQPLKPEQFSVDPVIVTYQGKPAALLVSCDSIVEEEDKLTISIHSKQEQKILGEVAKNIDNQSYTCTVSPPELEKYFVYVLWDEQHITGSPFEVTNILPPTVSDFPVHALASEDGVIAVNVSGPPYSFRYGSLTASVHDSHNSALDIPVNIRQSSDEQCSVDFRPLQGGEYKLSLQYESEHISGSPFQLLSTDASLCYARGKGLSQSRVNEWAKFSVFTENGGPGELRVEVEGETQGEGDILLNSLVTAASDTRYDVTYCPSLTGPYKISVFWDIQHIPGSPFNIFACDPNRYSIPKRPSEGTLDKPIKVGVKELTTAPEYEILEVFASTKDHIKYLGVIEKGSDGAYICSVTPPKVGKYMIHVQCNGFEINQSPFKVKVYPPPRPEKVTVGGPGLTDGTLGETGSFEVNVVEAGHGYLSFKVQGPKGGFKIHLQRDSEDSDKILAEYHPTHTGAYIVSLLWAGEHIPNSPFNVTVSETPPPSQQMSQLQEAQVENE; from the exons ATGCCTCAGAAGAAGAAGAGGGGAGCGGATGACCAGGAATGGTTGGTTATGCAGAAGAGAACCTTCACCAACTGGATCAACGACAAGCTAGCTGTATCTGATCACAAGATCACTGATCTAGCCAAAGACCTCGATGATGGAACCATCCTCATTGAATTGCTGCAGAATCTGAGTGGGAAGATAGTTCCTGAAAG GCATCCTGGCAAACCCACTAAAGCGTCTCATCGTAGCCAAAACCTCAGTGCAGCCTTCACATTCatgactgaagtggagaaaaTACCTATCCTTGATACAA ATCCCAGCCACATTACCAAGCACAGCATTAAGGACATTCTAAACCTTGTGTGGCTAGTCATATCTCATTACTCTTGGAGTGAGACAATGGATGATGACTCGAGAGCCTTGCTATTGGACTGGGTCAATGCAGCACTACCAGACAAACACATCACTGATTTCACCACCTGTTGGAGCGACGGAGTTAATCTCCTTGCATTAGTCAATTCTTGTCGACCAGGACTTGTCCCTGATCTCTCCTCGATAGACCCAACATCTGGCCGTGAGAATATCACACTCGCTATGAAACTTGCTAAGGACAATTTTTTTATTCCTCAAGTGATGTCCCCTCAAGACCTTGCTGTAGACAGACCAGACGAACGTAGTGTCATGACCTACTTGTCATATTTCAGTAGCCCCAAGTCATCCCTTCACAAAGCTCTGTTTCTGTGGGTCAAGCAACAACTCCCAGAGGCTGTAGATGTCACCAACCTGGGCAAGGACTGGGTAAATGGCACAGCTCTAGGTGCCCTCGTTAACTCTCTCTCCTCTGGAGTTTTTACTGACTATGAACAATTTGATAGTAGCCAATGTATTGAGAATTGCCAAGCTGCACTGGACGCTGCAGATACTCTATTGGGAGCTAACAAAACACTTACTGCTCAACAGTTTGCAGATCCTCACCTAAACCTCCTCCGCCGATCTAGCTACCTCCTTCAACTTCATGGGTCTACTCTCAAAGTGACTGTGGACAATGTGCATCGGCCCAGTGAGTATGGGACAGGGCAGATGATGTGGGTGGACCTTGCACTGCCTGGAGGCAACCTTTCCATGATACAGAGCTCTGCTAGTGGACTCAACCTAGGAGCTTTGGAAACTGTCAATGAGGATTTAGAAAACGGCATATATCGAGTGAGCATTGAGACAGTGCATCCTGATGAATACAGCCTCTCTCTGACTGTTGGTGGATTGTCTGTAACTGGATCTCCATTCTCTTGCAGTCTGGCACCCCCTAGCCCACAAGCTGTGCAACACCTCAACACTGTACTCCCTCGTAAAGTGGGCATACCAGTTATTCTATCCTTTGATGTCTCCCACGCTGGACAAGGGGAACTAAGTGTGGAGGCAGTTGGAAATCTCTCTGGCCCTACTCCAGTCACTGTCGACACTTCTGATCCAGCTAGGCAAAAGGTCTCTTTTATTCCAATGCAGAGCGAAACGTTTTCTGTAAGAGTTATGTTCAGCAAAGAGGAGGTATCTGGCTCACCATTCCAACTGCCTCTCGACAGCCTCATCCATCCCGAGACTATCAAACTGAGTATTCCTGTAGTGGAGGGGCCAGGAACACCTGTACTAGTCACTCTGGACTCAAGCAAAGCAGGAAATGGACAATTAGAGGCACACTGTACTGGCACCAATAGTGGTGCAGTAGATGTGACTGTATCTCAACTGGACGACCACACGGAAATCTCATTCACTCCAGCTATTGAAGACATGTACTATTTATCAGTGGCATTTGACGGTACTGAAGTAGTGGGTTCACCTCTGCGGATTGACCTTTACCCCCAACCCCCTGTTGCAGCAAAAGTGGAACTAAGCAGTCCACCTTCAGGTGCTCTGGAAACTGGCTGCCCCATATCCATTGGGTTTAACACCACCCAGGCTGGACAAGGGATCATGACTGctacctgccatgcacacacacatggtgACATACCAATACAAGTGGACCAAACAGCCAAACATGACTACCAAATCTCATTCACACCACCCGATGAAGATGTGTACAATATACACGTACTATGGTCTGATAAACCAATCAAAGGATCTCCCTTCAAATTGGACCTCATTTCAAAGGACCACCCTCAACCTAACAACTGCATTATTCAAGGTGCCccgttgacctctgacctcattCTCACGGACGAAGAGATAACATTTCATGTGAGTACAGCCAACGCTGGGAAAGGGACGCTCACTGTTACCGTGGATACCGGCCCTAACAAAGCGACCTCTAGTAATGACACGATAGGTCCTCAAGTGATGGCAAGCTCTGAGAGTGAGCACACTGTGAGATATACACCAACACAAGATGGAGACCTGACAATGGAGGTGCTATGGGCAGGAGAGCCAATACCTGGATCACCACTCTCCCTAGCAGTCATCACACCACAAGTGTCTGCTCTAGGTAGCCCTGTCATAGTTAACCTCAAGACTGTGTACAAGCGCAAACACCTCAAGGCCTACGCTATCTCAAGACGTGGTGGAGCTCAACTTAAAGTCAATATGGATAAAATAGCGAGTGGTGACTACAAACTAATCTTCCAGCCATCTGAACCTGGAGTGTACCTATTGCACGTGTCTACCAAGGACAAACCAATACCTCACAGTCCCTTCATCATACGCTGTGTTGACTCTAGTAATCCTGAGGCCATCAAGATCAGTGGACTAGTAGACGAGGCGAAAGTGGGACAGCCAATGGAGTTTGTCATTGATGCTAAAGATGCTGGATATGGTGACATCACCGTGGCCCCTCTTGGCTCTATGTACAGTGGAGACTCTGCCCTCACTACACGAGACGCTGATGTGAGGTCAGTCTATCTCAGGGACAACAAGGATGGGACCTACTCGGCTGTGTTCACACCAGAGTCTGCag GTGACACCAGTTTGGACATTCGATTTGGCGGTGCAGGAATTCCTGGAAGTCCATTTCCTGTCAACGTTCTCCAGAGGTCCGAACAATCGCCCCCTCAAACtgaaaaaaaaaagaaatccaagaaaagcAGCAAAGGCGGTGCTCTCATTTCAGGTCTCAATTTGGAGGACGAGAAATTTATGGTTGGTAATGCTCACAAGTTCAAACTGCATTGTGACGACCTTGGAGAGGGAGACTTGGAGGTGACAACTAAACCACACTCTGCTGCTGATGTTCAAGTTACTCACGTTGCTGAAGAAAACTCGTACTGGGTAGAAATAACTCCCAAGAAGCCAGGCAAGAACGATATTCTAGTCAAGTTTGATGGTAGCCACATTCTGGGCAGCCCGTTCCGTGTTCAGTTCATGTCCCGTGGAGATGCAGCCAAGTGCATGATGGTAGACACATTACCAGAGTGCCAGCAAGAACTAAAGAAGCAAGTCTCATTCTGCATATCTACCAAGGGAGCTGGCAAGGGCAAGATCAGTGCTGCTGTCAAGAGCATAGCCTCCAAGAGTGATGTACCCTCTGAGGTGCTGCGTGTGTCTAAGCATCACTATCACGTCCTCTTCTCCCCAAGTGATGGCCTCAACTATCTCATGAGTGTACGTTATGATGAGGTACATATCAATGGCTCTCCCTATAAGATAGCTCTGGGAGATGCGTCCCTGTGTACAGTGGAGGGGGAGGGTCTGGGCCTCTCTTGGTGTAGTCGCTGGAACACCTTCAGGATCAATGTGGCAGACGCTGGACCAGGAGAACTATCAGTCACCATCGAGAGAGACGATCCAGAAGAAGAAGTAGACGGAATGAGAACAGAGCAAAACATATCGAATGTCAATGACGACCATTACGAGGTTTCCTATCAACCATTCTTTCCTGGCAAGTACTGGATCACTGTCAAGTGGGGCAATATCAATATTCCAGGAAGCCCTTTTGATGTGAGCTGTCTGCAACCATTGAAGCCAGAGCAGTTCTCAGTGGACCCTGTGATTGTGACCTACCAAGGCAAGCCAGCCGCACTCCTCGTGTCATGTGACTCTATTGTAGAGGAGGAAGACAAACTCACCATCTCTATACATTCAAAACAAGAACAGAAGATTCTCGGAGAAGTTGCTAAGAATATAGACAATCAATCctacacttgcactgtgtCCCCTCCTGAACTAGAGAAGTACTTTGTGTACGTGTTGTGGGACGAACAGCACATCACAGGCTCACCATTTGAAGTCACTAATATCCTGCCCCCCACAGTCTCTGACTTCCCTGTGCACGCTCTAGCCTCTGAAGATGGTGTTATTGCCGTCAATGTATCTGGACCACCTTACTCCTTCCGTTATGGATCTCTGACTGCTAGCGTACATGACTCTCATAACTCAGCTCTTGACATACCTGTCAACATCAGGCAGAGCTCGGATGAACAATGTAGTGTGGACTTTAGGCCCCTGCAAGGTGGAGAATATAAGCTGAGCCTCCAGTACGAATCTGAGCACATATCTGGATCTCCATTCCAACTTCTTTCAACGGACGCCTCTCTGTGCTATGCTCGTGGCAAAGGCTTGAGCCAATCCCGTGTGAATGAGTGGGCCAAGTTCAGTGTCTTCACAGAGAATGGAGGTCCTGGTGAGCTGCGTGTTGAGGTGGAGGGGGAGACTCAAGGAGAAGGGGACATCCTACTCAACTCTCTTGTCACTGCCGCTAGTGATACTCGATATGACGTCACCTATTGTCCCAGTCTCACTGGACCATACAAGATCTCTGTGTTCTGGGACATACAACACATTCCAGGAAGCCCATTCAACATATTTGCCTGTGACCCTAATCGCTACTCCATACCCAAACGTCCCTCAGAGGGAACCCTGGACAAGCCTATCAAAGTGGGAGTCAAGGAGCTCACTACAGCACCAGAGTACGAGATATTGGAAGTGTTTGCAAGTACCAAGGATCATATCAAGTATCTGGGTGTGATTGAGAAAGGATCTGATGGTGCGTACATTTGTTCAGTGACTCCACCCAAAGTTGGCAAGTACATGATCCATGTACAATGCAATGGGTTTGAGATAAATCAAAGTCCGTTCAAGGTCAAAGTCTACCCCCCGCCCAGGCCAGAGAAGGTAACTGTGGGGGGTCCTGGTCTCACTGATGGGACACTGGGAGAGACTGGAAGCTTTGAAGTGAATGTGGTCGAAGCTGGTCATGGATATCTGAGCTTCAAGGTTCAGGGTCCTAAAGGAGGTTTCAAGATACACCTACAAAGAGACAGCGAGGACAGTGACAAGATTCTTGCGGAGtatcaccccacacacactggggCTTATATTGTGAGCCTCCTCTGGGCAGGAGAGCACATTCCTAACAGCCCCTTTAATGTGACTGTGTCCGAGACTCCACCACCATCGCAGCAAATGAGTCAGCTGCAGGAGGCTCA AGTTGAGAACGAATGA